The following are encoded together in the Oryzias melastigma strain HK-1 linkage group LG17, ASM292280v2, whole genome shotgun sequence genome:
- the LOC112155816 gene encoding tripartite motif-containing protein 16-like, with the protein MAQSGVDLHQERLCCSICQDLLKDPVTIPCGHNYCMKCIQGFWDEEEKIHSCPQCRKNFMPRPVLVKNTMLADLIEELKKTGVQAAPADHCYAGPEDVSCDFCSGRKLKAIKSCLICLASYCEKHLQPHLDEAAFKKHKLVEPSKNLQENICSIHDEVMKMFCRTDQKCICYLCSVDEHRGHNTVSAAAERTERQRDLEESQQQIQQRIQDREKEVKLLQQEVEAINHSADQTVKDSEKIFTQMIRLIQKRSCDVKKQIRSQRQTEVSRVKDLQEELEQEITELKRRDAELKQLSLTEDHSQFLLNYPSLPPLSESTHSSSINVRPLRYFEEVTAAVSKLRDKLQELLREEWTNISATVTHVDVLLPEPEPKSRDGFLKYSRQISLDPNTAHRQLLLSENRKVMFMERPQSYSDHPDRFTQYYQVLSRESLTGRCYFEVEWREKVDVAVTYKNISRSGNESGFGFNNQSWVLSCSTNSLACFHNSIQTPISAPGSSRVGVYLDHRAGVLSFYSVSESMTLLHRVQTTFTQPLHAGVWLYKTGVSAEFCTLK; encoded by the coding sequence ATGGCGCAAAGTGGAGTTGATCTGCATCAAGAAAGATTGTGCTGTTCCATCTGTCAGGATCTGCTAAAGGATCCGGTGACTATTCCCTGTGGACACAACTACTGCATGAAGTGTATTCAAGGATTCtgggatgaagaggagaaaattCACAGCTGTCCTCAGTGTAGGAAGAACTTCATGCCGAGACCTGTTCTGGTGAAAAACACCATGTTAGCAGATTTGATAGAGGAACTGAAGAAGACTGGAGTccaagctgctcctgctgatcactgctatgcTGGACCTGAAGATGTGTCCTGTGATTTCTGCtctggaagaaaactgaaagcCATCAAGTCCTGTTTGATCTGTCTGGCTTCTTACTGTGAGAAACACCTTCAACCTCATTTGGATGAAGCTGCATTCAAGAAACACAAGCTGGTGGAACCCTCcaagaacctgcaggagaacatctgctccattcatgatgaggtgatgaagatgttctGTCGTACTGATCAGAAGTGTATCTGTTATCTCTGCTCTGTGGATGAACATAGAGGACACAACAcagtctcagctgcagcagaaaggactgagaggcagagagatctggaggagagtCAACAACAAATCCAGCAGAGAATCCAGGACAGAGAGAAAGAGGTGAAGCTGCTTCAACAGGAGGTGGAGGCCATCAATCACTCTGCTGATCAAACCGTGAAGGACAGTGAGAAGATCTTCACTCAGATGATCCGTCTCATCCAGAAAAGAAGCTGTGATGTAAAGAAACAAATCCGATCCCAGCGGCAAACAGAAGTGAGTCGAGTCAAAGAtcttcaggaggagctggagcaggagatcaCTGAGCTGAAGAGGAGAGACGCTGAGCTGAAGCAGCTCTCACTCACAGAGGATCACAGCCAGTTTCTGCTCAACTACCCCTCACTGCCACCACTCAGTGAGTCCACACACTCATCCAGCATCAATGTCCGTCCTCTGAGATACTTTGAGGAGGTGACAGCAGCTGTGTCAAAGCTCAGAGACAAACTGCAAGAACTTCTGAGAGAGGAATGGACAAACATCTCAGCGACAGTCACTCATGTGGATGTTTTActgccagaaccagaaccaaagagcagagatgGCTTCTTAAAATATTCACGTCAAATCTCACTGGATCCAAACACAGCACACAGACAACTGTTACTGTCAGAGAACAGAAAGGTGATGTTTATGGAACGACCTCAGTCTTATTCTGATCATCCAGACAGATTTACTCAATATTATCAGGTTCTGAGTAGAGAGAGTCTGACTGGACGTTGTTACTTCGAGGTGGAGTGGAGAGAAAAAGTTGATGTAGCAGTCACATACAAGAACATCAGTAGATCTGGAAATGAAAGTGGATTTGGTTTTAACAATCAGTCGTGGGTATTGAGTTGTTCTACAAATAGTTTAGCATGTTTCCACAACAGCATTCAAACTCCCATCTCAGCTCCTGGTTCCTCCAGAGTAGGAGTGTACCTGGATCACAGAGCAGGTGTTCTGTCCTTCTATAGCGTCTCTGAAAGCATGACtctcctccacagagtccagaccacattcactcagCCGCTCCATGCTGGAGTGTGGTTGTATAAAACTGGAGTCTCAGCAGAGTTCTGTACACTCAAATAG